The stretch of DNA TATTATTGAAGGATATGTTGACCCAGAGGAAGACTTCATTTGGGAAGGTCCGTTTGGAGATCATACTGGTTATTACTCTTTAGCCGACTGGTATCCTCGTTTCCATATTACTTGCATTACCCATCGTAAAAATGCTGTTTATCCTGCTACCATTGTAGGTATTCCTCCGCAAGAAGATGCATGGATCGGTAAAGCCACAGAACGCATTTTCCTTGCTCCTATTAAAATGACCATGGTTCCTGAAATAGTAGACATGGTGTTGCCAATGGAAGGGGTGTTCCATAACCTGGTGATCGTTAAGATCAAAAAAAGTTACCCGGGTCAGGCCTTAAAAGTAATGAATTCGATGTGGGGAGCCGGACAAATGATGTTTACCAAAATGATCATTGTTGTTGATGGTGACGTAAATATTCATGATAATGCTGCTGTAGCGAAGTACATTTCTGCTAATGTTGATCCTGAGTCGGATATTCTTTTCACTCAAGGCCCGATGGATGTGCTGGATCACTCCTGCTCGAAAATGGCTTTCGGTGGCAAAATGGGAATCGACGCAACTCAAAAACTTCCGGAAGAATTAAGAGGAAACGGAGAATTTGCATCAAAAGCAACTCCTGATTCAATTAATAAAGAGGAAGTGAAAGCGAACTTCTCTGAAATCATTGACATCAATGATGCTTTATTAAAAATTGGCATTTCGCTGGTCATTGTTTCTGTTGAGAAAAACCGTAAAGGTCATATCGAAGAATTGAACAAACAATTATTCAATACTGCTCCATTTAAAAATGTGAAGGTTGTGCTGTACCTGGAGCATACAATCGACATTTCAGATATCGCAGATGCAGTTTGGCGTTTTTCAAACAATGTAGATCCTCGTCGCGATGGCTTTATCATTAAAGCTGAAAATAACCATGAAACTTCTCACGTTGGATTGGATGGAACACGTAAAACAAAAGAATTTGATGGTTTTGAGAGAGACTGGCCAAATATCCTGGCCTCAACCACTGAAACCATTGAACATATTGATAAACTGTGGGATAAATTAGGATTAGGCAAGTTTATTACTTCTCCATCATTAAAGTACCAAAAACAGCTTTATAAAGGCGGTGCAGTTGCTGAAGAATAAGTAACCTTAGCCGCTAATTTTTCGTTAAAGTTTTAAGAATTAAATGAAATTATAGTAATTTAATTCTTAAAACTTTTTTACTTTATAACTAACCTATTATGATCAAAAAAATTTTAGTGAGCTTAGTATCGCTTGTGATATTGTTGCTTATAGTTTCATTCTTTTTACCTTCTAAGTACGAAGTATCACGTTCAACAGTGATCAACGCTCCTGTCGAAAAGGTATTTGCAGAGTTTAATGATTTTAACAGCTGGGCTCAATGGAATACTTTTGATGATATGTATACTGATATTAAGTATAATACGTCAAATCCTAGTTTTGGAGCCGGAGCTAAACAATCGTGGACAAGCAAAAAAGGCAATGGTGCTATGGAAATAACAGAAAGTATTCCAAACCAAGAAATTAAAATGACTTTGAGATTTGAAGGTTTCGACGAGCCTATGCTTGGAAATTTTCAGTTTGAACAAGCTGGAAATGGAACCAAAGTAACCTGGACCGATAAAGGATCAATGGGCAATAATCCGATTTATAAATATATGGGATTAATGATGAACTCAATGATCGGTGGTAACATGGAAAAATCATTCGAGAACGTTAAAAAGATTTGTGAATAATTTTTGAGATTTGAGTTGAGGGATATGAGATTTGAGACCTTTCTTATATCCCATACCTCAGATAAATTCTTTTCGTATTTGTCATGCTGAGGTACGAAGCATCTGTTTCTTTTAGGCACCCATAACTAACAGATCCTTCCTTCGTCAGGATGACAAGATTATGTTAGTTTTTTGAGGGTCAATCCTTAAAGGACATTGCCGATAACCCTTGTAGTTACTTGTTACCGATGACTGAACTCTATCCTTATGTTTCGTTTTTTATAGGAACAACATTATTGCTTTACACCCTATTTTATCAATTTAAAAGTGATGAATTAATAAAAACTGGTATTTCAGTAGAGGGTATTATTTTCACAGTTGAAGAAATCAATTCGTTTAATACTCATAAAACATATTACCAGGATATTACTGTTAGATTTCTAACAATCGATAATGAATGGATAACAGCTAAATACAACCCTGACCTGCAATTATCTTACAGCGGACAATACTTTATTGGAGAAAAGATTTCAATAAAATACAATCAGGAAAACCCTCAGGAATTTATTATACTCTCAAAGCAATCAAACAAATTGTCAAAGATAGGATTAGCTACTATAGGAGTTATTTTAATGAGTTATGGAATTTACCTATACCTCTATTCTTAATTCTCCAATTAGTTATTAACTAACATCTGACAATTGACTTATTTTCAATTACCCAGTGTCTCAAATCTCATATCCCATTTCTCACATCTAAATTACACCCAGCGTCTCAAATCCCACATCTCACATCTAAAAATCATGCCTCATTCAATATAGCACGCATATCCTCAAAGCTATTCTTTCGCAATAATTTCCAATGCGAGATCATTGCTTCTCCTAAACTCATGCTTTGATAAGTAATTCCAAAGTCAGCTGCGGTTTGCCTTACTATTTTGGTAAGAGTAGGGTAATGAGAGTGAGAAACAGTTGGAAATAAATGGTGAACCACATGCAAATTAAAACCGCCCATTAATGAAGTAACGATCTTACTATTGGGTGCAAAATCAGAGGTAACGATCAGTTGATGTTCAGCCCAGGTGTGGGACAATTTGCCCTCATCATCTGGCTGCGGAAAAACTGCATTTTCACCCACATGAGAAGATATCAGTGCCAACAAGGCAACTAAACTTGAAATAAGATGCATCACAATAAAGGCCCCGAATATAGTCCAAAAACCGACAGGTAGAATCATTGCCGGCAAAACCAGCATATAGAAAAAGTAAAACAACTTAGCTCCTATTAAAATGATCACCTGAAATACGGGATGTTTCACTCCTTTCTTGGGCCCCATTTCATTATCGAAAATATCTTTAAAATCTCTTACCAGCGTCCAATTCAATGTATAGGAGAAATACAGCAAAGGCATGTAGAAATGCTGGAATTTATGATATTTAAGATAAGGGCTGTTATCGGCTATACGAACAATCGGCGACTGCTTTATATCAACATCATAGCCAAACATATTTGGATATATATGATGAGATTCAAGATGCCTCATTCTCCAGATGTAATTATTTGTGCCAAATAATTCAAGGAAATGCACCAGCACTCTATTGGCTTTTTTATTTTTAAATATGGCTTCATGCGCAGCATCATGCACCACATTCAGAAAAATTAATACCACTAGTACTCCTATTACTCCGTACGACAGATAAATAGCCCAAGTGCTTTTTACATTAACCAATAAGTTAAAATACAAGCCAAAGTATAAAACTACCAGCAGAATGATTTTTACAAAATACGAACCTTGGGCATGTCGAGACAGCTTATTATCCTCAAAATACTGGTTGACTCGCTTTTTAACAGTTGGGTAAAAATCTTCGTTTCCTTCCTTTTTAAATTTGACAGATTGGGTATGCATGAATATTGAGATTGTAATTTAAATTCAAAAAGCAGCATTTATTATTAACGCAATCTTTCAGAAATCTTATTCCAACTTCAACGCCTCACATCACACAAGTTTTCTCACAAAGATTGAGATGGTTTCATGTTTTATTACGACAACTTCTGTGCCTTTTATAATAAACTCTCCTTCGGAAAGTGCATCGTATCGTACATTGTCGATCAATATTTTTCCTGAAGGGCGAAGGTCTGTAAGGGCAAATCCAGTTTTTCCGGTGAGATCAAGTTTTGTTGCAGAGCTTATATAACCTTCCGACGCACGTTGTTCATCTTTCAATACAACACGTTGAAACAAAGGACTGTTAAATAAGTTTCGACCGAACACTAATGCTAAAATAACTGAAGCGAACATCGAAACAATTACAATTCCAAAAGCACTCATTAAATTTCCTCCGGTAAAACTAAAATCAAATAAATTATTGGCCACCAGGCTAAAAGCCAATCCACAAATTATGCATATTATACCTAGTATGCCGGCCACTCCAAAGCCGGGAATAATAAAGATCTCGGCAAGTAACAGTAATATACCAATAACAAATAAAAGTATTTCCCAGTTTGCCGCTAATCCTTGCAAATAAAGTGGTGCAAAAAATAAAGCGGCAGCAATTACGGCCACAATTAAAGCAAAACCAATTCCTGGTGCTTGTAGCTCAAAATAAATTCCACCAATAATTAACAGAATAAGAATACCACTAATAGCGGGTTTTGTAAGAAAATCCAATGCATAGTCAACCCATGTTAACTCCTGCGTTTTCGATTCGTAGTTATTAATATTCTCCTGCTTCAATATTTCGGCAATACTCTCTGCACGTCCATCACAATACTTGTTTTTTATAGCCTCTGAGGTCGTAAATGTTAAAACGGTTCCACGCGCTTTAACACCTGGAACAATTATATTTGAATCCACAAACGCTTCAGCAATCCGCGGATCACGGTTATTTGCTTCTGCTGTTGCACGCATAAGCGAACGCATATACGACTGATACTTCTCAGGCATTACTTGTCCTGTTTGGTTTACAACACTTGCAGCGCCAATACTGGCAGCATTTCTCATGTATATTTTATCACACGCAATGGCGATCAATGCCCCTGCCGAAGCAGCATTATTATTTATAAAAACTACCGTTTTAATCGGTGACTCCAGAATGATCGTACGAATAGAATCAGCCATATCAAGCATCCCACCATAAGTATTCATGTCAATTAGAATCACATCGGCTTTATATTCATTTGCCTCCTTGAAGGCCTGTTTTGTTTTTCGCCATGCAGCCGGAGCTATTTCTTCACTTATTCGAAATTGATAAACTTTTATTTTTGAATTCGATAATTGCGTAGTATCCTGCGCATTAACTGAAAAACAGATCGAAATAATAGCTAAAAAAAGAAAGTAAATACGTTGAATCATAGATTTTGATAGGTTCTTTTAACTTTGTGTTAATTATTACAGTTAAAAGTTGTGATTAAAGATAAGGTAAATACTCATTTTTCTAAAGAATTTAATGGATTTGTGTGGAAGATCATGGTCGACGAAAAGAAGGATATGCTTGCTTTAGAGATCAGAAATGCCGAATTAAAAACGACTTCATTCACCTGTATCAATATTAATAATCAACAAGTTACTATTAATAATTTACAACTTGAAGAATCTTGGTTCTGTGGGATGGAAATTATTTCTGATGGAGTTTTATTGTTGCATTATTATATAAATGAATCTTCTCCTGAACATAAAGGAATGATTGCGTTTGATGCTTGTTCAGGCAAAATGTTATGGGAAAATTATACGCATGCCTATTCCGGAGAAAAATGGAATGCTTTTATAGCTTACAACACCCGAATAGAACCTAAACGTTTTGTTTATCTCGATAAAACTACGGGTCAGGTTGTTCAACCTATTCCTGACGATGAAAAAGCTTCATTACAAAACTCCTTCTTCACATTTCCTGAACTTGTTGACGCAAAAGTTTATGAATCTTATTTGAGTCCACATACGCCCGAGGGGATTGTTGAATTAGCACAAACAGATAACACAACTATTATTTCATTCTATATAAAAGATAATCAAGTAGTTACAAATTACATAAGAGTTTTCAACAATATGAATGAACTTGTTTTGGAAGACAAAATGCTTTCAGACATACAAAATCAAGGTTCTGATACGTTTTTTGTCTACAAAAAGTGCTTATTGTACATAAAAAACAGGTCAAAAATTGTCGGTTATTTCTTATAATTGCGGCTGCTTACAATTAACGTTTATGAAGAGATTAGGATTATTATTTATGTCGGTTTTTGGCGTTTTGTCGATTGCCAAAGCAACAACTATTGATTCATTGGGAATTAGTGAATACAAAGGTAAAGCGGTAATTCTTCACCTTGTTGAATCAAAGGAGAACTACTATTCCATCAGTCGTAAATATCATGTAAGTCCTTCTGAATTGATGGAATTTAATGATAATGCTCCAATCAGAATCGGTGATACATTAAAGATCAACAAAAAAGGGTTGACATTAAAAAAAGGAGCTACAGCTGTGGCTTCAGGAAAAACCATTGAACATACAGTTGCGACAGGAGAAACATTATTTGCCATTTCAAGAAAATATGGAGTTTCTGTTGAAGATATCATTAATTTAAACGGTTTAACAGATAATAGCGTTAAAATTGGTCAAAAATTAAAGATCAACTCGGGAGGAAAATCAGCAGCTACCGTTGTAGTTACTCCGCCTGCTAAACCAACTGAGACTGTTGTAAAAGTAGAACCGAAACAAGAAGAAGTAAAGGTTAAACCAACAACAACACCCGTAAAAACTGAACAGAAGCAGGAAGTGGAAACGGATGAAAATGCAGCAGTTGTAGATACATCTGTACCGGCAAAAGTAGGTCGTGAAATTCATGAAAGCGGTATGGCCACCTGGATCAGTGATAATGATTTAAACCAAGCTAAAAGCGTTGCATTGCACCGTACAGCTCCAATTGGAACAATCGTTAAAATAACCAATCCTATGACTAACAAAAGTGTATATGTGAAGGTGGTTGGTAATTTCCCGGAAAGTGCAGATACCAAGAATGTTTTGATTGTAATATCAAAATCGGCGGCGAACTTATTAGGTGTACGTGATCAGAAATTCAGAATCGATCTGGCGTACGCAATGTAATCATTAAGGATGAGTAACAGACCTTTTGTAATTGGAGTTGCCGGGGGGAGCGGATCTGGTAAAACCTATTTTTTGCGCTCGCTGCTTAACCATTTTCAACCTGAACAAATTTGTATTGTTTCGCAGGATGATTACTATATTCCTGTTGGAGACTTAAGTCCTGAGGAGAATAAACTTTACAACTTTGATCTTCCACGAACAATTGACAACGATAAGTTTCATCTGGATGTCGAAACGCTTATAAAAGGAGAATCGGTTTTCAAAAAGGAGTATACGTTCAACAACCCAAATGCGATTCCCAAAATGCTGGAATGTAAACCTGCTCCAATTTTAGTTGTTGAAGGTTTATTTATTTTCCACTTTGAAGCGATTAATAAGCTCCTTGATATGAGGATATTTATTGATGCACACGAAGAACTGGCACTTAGACGTCGCCTTAAACGCGATCAGGAAGAACGAGGTTATTCTCACGAGGATATCATGTATAAATGGGAACATCACGTAGTTCCTGCCTATAACGAGTTCTTATTGCCACATAAATTAAACGCCGACATTGTTGTTGATAACAATGAAGTACAGGATATTGATTTTATTGGTTTTAAACATGCTGTAGAAGAACGATTGATCAAAAAGAATATGTAATCTTCTAAAAGATACAAAACAAGAGCGGCTTTATTAATATAGAGCCGCTTTTGTTAGTTTATTACAGGATGGATCAATCCCAAAAAGGAGAATAACCTTAGTTGTTATAGTCTAAAATATAAAAAAAGCTGACCCGCATTGGATCAGCTTCATTATAATAAGGGCTAACTGAATAGCCCGAACACCAGTCTTTCTTATTATAAAACCATTTCGGGAACTTCACCCTCAACAATTAATTTACCTGCTGTTGAGTTTTTAATATATTCAACAGAAATACCGGGAGCACGCTCTAATAATTTAAAACCTCCTTCAGGAAGTACGTCAAAAACGCCCAGCTCTGTAACTATCTTTTTTACACAACGCGTGCCGGTTAAAGGTAAAGTACAAGCAGGTAATAACTTAGATTCTCCGGCTTTATTAACATGCTGCATAGCTACTATGATGTTCTTCGCAGAAGCTACCAAGTCCATCGCCCCTCCCATTCCCTTTACCATCTTACCTGGAATTTTCCAGTTAGCAATATCTCCATTTTCAGATACCTCCATTGCCCCTAAAATAGTCAGGTTTACTTTCCCAGCGCGAATCATTCCAAAACTTAGCGCCGAATCAAAAATTGATGTGCCCGGTAATGTGGTGATAGTTTGCTTGCCCGCATTGATTAAATCAGGATCCTCTTCTCCTTCATAAGGAAAAGGGCCCATACCTAATAATCCGTTTTCAGATTGCAGGGTAACAGAAATTCCTTCAGGTATATAATTGGCCACTAAAGTAGGAATACCAATTCCGAGGTTTACATAATAACCATCCTTTAGTTCTCTTGCTATTCGTTTAGCTATGCCGTTTTTATCTAACATTTTTCTTTTTTTTGATTACACCGATTGATTTTCGATGACTATAAATGATTACACCGATAGAACGTCTAATGATTAAAGACTCAAAACTCAAGACTAAGATTACCCTTCTCTCTTCCGAACGGTACGTTGTTCAATCCTCTTTTCGTAATTAGAACCTTGGAATATACGGTGAACATAAATACCAGGAGTATGAATCTGATCAGGGTTTAATTCTCCTGCAGGAACTAACTCTTCCACTTCTGCAATGGTAATTTTACCACCCATTGCCATTAAAGGATTGAAATTTCTTGCTGTTGAACGGAAAATTAAATTGCCATGTGTATCACCCTTCCATGCCTTTACAATCGCAAACTGAGCATCAAAAGCATATTCTAATAAGTAATCTTTACCGTTAAAATTCCTGATTTCCTTTCCTTCTGCAACCTCGGTGCCCACACCCGCAGGTGTAAAAATTGCAGGCATCCCATAACCGGCAGCCATACACCGCGTAGCCAGGGTTCCCTGCGGAATTAACTCTACTTCAAGCTCTCCACTCAACAACTGACGCTCGAAT from Solitalea canadensis DSM 3403 encodes:
- a CDS encoding SRPBCC family protein — its product is MIKKILVSLVSLVILLLIVSFFLPSKYEVSRSTVINAPVEKVFAEFNDFNSWAQWNTFDDMYTDIKYNTSNPSFGAGAKQSWTSKKGNGAMEITESIPNQEIKMTLRFEGFDEPMLGNFQFEQAGNGTKVTWTDKGSMGNNPIYKYMGLMMNSMIGGNMEKSFENVKKICE
- a CDS encoding DUF4905 domain-containing protein, translated to MIKDKVNTHFSKEFNGFVWKIMVDEKKDMLALEIRNAELKTTSFTCININNQQVTINNLQLEESWFCGMEIISDGVLLLHYYINESSPEHKGMIAFDACSGKMLWENYTHAYSGEKWNAFIAYNTRIEPKRFVYLDKTTGQVVQPIPDDEKASLQNSFFTFPELVDAKVYESYLSPHTPEGIVELAQTDNTTIISFYIKDNQVVTNYIRVFNNMNELVLEDKMLSDIQNQGSDTFFVYKKCLLYIKNRSKIVGYFL
- a CDS encoding LysM peptidoglycan-binding domain-containing protein, with the protein product MKRLGLLFMSVFGVLSIAKATTIDSLGISEYKGKAVILHLVESKENYYSISRKYHVSPSELMEFNDNAPIRIGDTLKINKKGLTLKKGATAVASGKTIEHTVATGETLFAISRKYGVSVEDIINLNGLTDNSVKIGQKLKINSGGKSAATVVVTPPAKPTETVVKVEPKQEEVKVKPTTTPVKTEQKQEVETDENAAVVDTSVPAKVGREIHESGMATWISDNDLNQAKSVALHRTAPIGTIVKITNPMTNKSVYVKVVGNFPESADTKNVLIVISKSAANLLGVRDQKFRIDLAYAM
- a CDS encoding NfeD family protein, with the translated sequence MIQRIYFLFLAIISICFSVNAQDTTQLSNSKIKVYQFRISEEIAPAAWRKTKQAFKEANEYKADVILIDMNTYGGMLDMADSIRTIILESPIKTVVFINNNAASAGALIAIACDKIYMRNAASIGAASVVNQTGQVMPEKYQSYMRSLMRATAEANNRDPRIAEAFVDSNIIVPGVKARGTVLTFTTSEAIKNKYCDGRAESIAEILKQENINNYESKTQELTWVDYALDFLTKPAISGILILLIIGGIYFELQAPGIGFALIVAVIAAALFFAPLYLQGLAANWEILLFVIGILLLLAEIFIIPGFGVAGILGIICIICGLAFSLVANNLFDFSFTGGNLMSAFGIVIVSMFASVILALVFGRNLFNSPLFQRVVLKDEQRASEGYISSATKLDLTGKTGFALTDLRPSGKILIDNVRYDALSEGEFIIKGTEVVVIKHETISIFVRKLV
- a CDS encoding CoA transferase subunit B; this encodes MLDKNGIAKRIARELKDGYYVNLGIGIPTLVANYIPEGISVTLQSENGLLGMGPFPYEGEEDPDLINAGKQTITTLPGTSIFDSALSFGMIRAGKVNLTILGAMEVSENGDIANWKIPGKMVKGMGGAMDLVASAKNIIVAMQHVNKAGESKLLPACTLPLTGTRCVKKIVTELGVFDVLPEGGFKLLERAPGISVEYIKNSTAGKLIVEGEVPEMVL
- a CDS encoding menaquinone biosynthesis decarboxylase, with protein sequence MAYKNLQHFIETLEKNNQLVRIKEYVNPELEVTEITDRVSKVYGPALLFENTGTDFPLLINSMGNYERMCMALGINHMDEITHDIEALFKTLTGPKEGLLDKLKMLPKLGQIASWMPKVVSGRGECQEVVMTNPDITKFPVLKCWPEDGGPFITLPVIHTKDPITGIRNVGMYRMQIFGPQLTALHWHKHKVSARHFNEYKKLGQKMPVAVALGGDPVYTYAATAPLPDGIDEYMLAGFLRKKKVELVQCLTQDVQVPADADIIIEGYVDPEEDFIWEGPFGDHTGYYSLADWYPRFHITCITHRKNAVYPATIVGIPPQEDAWIGKATERIFLAPIKMTMVPEIVDMVLPMEGVFHNLVIVKIKKSYPGQALKVMNSMWGAGQMMFTKMIIVVDGDVNIHDNAAVAKYISANVDPESDILFTQGPMDVLDHSCSKMAFGGKMGIDATQKLPEELRGNGEFASKATPDSINKEEVKANFSEIIDINDALLKIGISLVIVSVEKNRKGHIEELNKQLFNTAPFKNVKVVLYLEHTIDISDIADAVWRFSNNVDPRRDGFIIKAENNHETSHVGLDGTRKTKEFDGFERDWPNILASTTETIEHIDKLWDKLGLGKFITSPSLKYQKQLYKGGAVAEE
- a CDS encoding DUF3592 domain-containing protein, translated to MTELYPYVSFFIGTTLLLYTLFYQFKSDELIKTGISVEGIIFTVEEINSFNTHKTYYQDITVRFLTIDNEWITAKYNPDLQLSYSGQYFIGEKISIKYNQENPQEFIILSKQSNKLSKIGLATIGVILMSYGIYLYLYS
- a CDS encoding fatty acid desaturase family protein, encoding MHTQSVKFKKEGNEDFYPTVKKRVNQYFEDNKLSRHAQGSYFVKIILLVVLYFGLYFNLLVNVKSTWAIYLSYGVIGVLVVLIFLNVVHDAAHEAIFKNKKANRVLVHFLELFGTNNYIWRMRHLESHHIYPNMFGYDVDIKQSPIVRIADNSPYLKYHKFQHFYMPLLYFSYTLNWTLVRDFKDIFDNEMGPKKGVKHPVFQVIILIGAKLFYFFYMLVLPAMILPVGFWTIFGAFIVMHLISSLVALLALISSHVGENAVFPQPDDEGKLSHTWAEHQLIVTSDFAPNSKIVTSLMGGFNLHVVHHLFPTVSHSHYPTLTKIVRQTAADFGITYQSMSLGEAMISHWKLLRKNSFEDMRAILNEA
- a CDS encoding uridine kinase family protein, which codes for MSNRPFVIGVAGGSGSGKTYFLRSLLNHFQPEQICIVSQDDYYIPVGDLSPEENKLYNFDLPRTIDNDKFHLDVETLIKGESVFKKEYTFNNPNAIPKMLECKPAPILVVEGLFIFHFEAINKLLDMRIFIDAHEELALRRRLKRDQEERGYSHEDIMYKWEHHVVPAYNEFLLPHKLNADIVVDNNEVQDIDFIGFKHAVEERLIKKNM
- a CDS encoding CoA transferase subunit A, whose amino-acid sequence is MNKVVANADEAVKDITDGLTLMVGGFGLCGIPENCISALVKKNVKDLTCISNNAGVDDFGLGLLLQHKQIKKMISSYVGENAEFERQLLSGELEVELIPQGTLATRCMAAGYGMPAIFTPAGVGTEVAEGKEIRNFNGKDYLLEYAFDAQFAIVKAWKGDTHGNLIFRSTARNFNPLMAMGGKITIAEVEELVPAGELNPDQIHTPGIYVHRIFQGSNYEKRIEQRTVRKREG